TGTTGCACCAGCGTGACCACTACGGCACCCTGCGCGGTCAGACGGCAGTGACCGGCAAGGTCTGGGCGCTGTCCTTGCGCCCGCACGAAGTCCTGGCCGGAACCCGCGAGCGGGTGCGGGTACGCCACGACGACCTGGTCGGCGTGCGCTGGCGTGACCTCGATGCAGATGCCAGAAAGGGCCGCACTGCCTGGGCCGAGCTGGAGCGGGTCAGGCTAGGCAAGGCCGAAGAAGCAGAACTGCTGTCCCAGGGCCAACTTTTCCAGTTGCAACAGTCACAAGAAGCGGAAAAGGCTGTAGTGAGCGAAAAAACCCTGTTGGCATGGGCGTTAGCCCCGTTTTTACAGGATTCCCCTGGCGTTACACTGACTGATGCACTGGCCTTTTTTGGCGGCCTGGACACGGTTTATGCCATTCCGGCCCTCTGTGGCCTCTCGAAGCAAGAGCGCAGCGCCGCCGTCAGCGAGTGCGCCCGCCAACTGGCAGCCACCTTCGGAGATTCCCAGAACCTGCGCTTCTGGACGTGGCTGCTATGGCAGATGCTGCGCCTGCGCGACCAGGGCCAGGACGTGAGCGAGGACATCAGCGCTGTGCTGGCACGCGTTGTACAGGACTTGAAAGCCTATCCAGCGAAGAAAGCCGCCGCCGTGGTGGTCTCAGAGCTGGTCGGTGCAGGGCTGTATGACCGGCTCAAGCTGGCCGGAAACCACCGCGTCGGAGGTCCACCGCCAGCGGCCTAGCTCTGAGCTGACAACCCAGCCACAGCCCCGCCGCCGATGCTCTGAGCGTTCGCGGATGACCCAGCACACCCCGCCGTCATGTTCAGTGCAACATACGGAAATTTGCCGTGCTGGACAGTGTGTTGCACGAAAAGCGGGCGCGGCCATCAAAAAGGCCCGCGCCCGTGCAACATACGGAAATATGCGTGTCAGACGGTGTGCTGCAAGGTCAGCCCCCGAACAACCCAAACCGAGCCAGGAACCCGCTTCGCTTCTGCTCCTGCTGCTGCGCGGCCTGCTGTGCTTGTTGCTCCTTGCGGTTGGCCCGGCCCAGCTCGGCGGCCTGGCGCACCGCCTCACTCCCTTGCTCGGCGCGGGCAAGGTGGGCGCTCAGGCTTTCGCGGGTAATCCGGGCGCAGCGGGGCCGGGGATACACGCGGGTCAGCATTCCCTCATCAATCAGCCGGTACACCGAGGCGCGGCTGAGGGCCAGGTGTTCGCCCGCTTCCTTGATGGTGAACAGGGCCTTGTCGGGGAGAGTCATGTTCAAAGTTTACCCCCTGCGTGAAGCGACAGAACTGTTCCCACTGAGATGTTCTGAGACAAATTAAGCCATGGGCAGGGCTTCGCTGCTCCCTTATATTTTACGAACTCTGGAAAATATTTTACGAACTTTATTCTGAGTCGGTACGGCACCCGACCTGTGCGCTGGCGGATTTTTGCCGAGTGAGACGCGGTTTAGAGCGGTAGCAGCAACTTTTCTCTATTTCGTCAAATTGTTATTTTGCGAAATAATACTGTTATGTCCTCATGGTGAGAGTTCAAAAGCCCACTTTAGGTTGCCAAATCTGATTTGACCCACCCTATGAGTTCTCAGTTTCGCTAAGCTGTCAATATGATGAACTTTACTGTTTCTGTCCGTGAGCATGGACGGCTGAATTTACCAAAGCGACTTCGCATGGCACTGCACCTTCAGGAACAGGATGATCTGGTCTTCCGTATCCGGGCAGACGGCACAGCGGAAGTGGTTTCGGCCAGCATCCTGGCCCAGCAAGGCAGAGGGCTTTTCGGACATCTGAAAGTAGAGGAAAGTGAAACCGATGCCTTTATCGCTGAACGCCACGCCGAAGCCGGAGCCGAGGGGTGACGGTACTGGATGCCAGTGCCCTACTGACCTATCTGTTTGGGGAACCGGGGACGGACGCTGTTCAGGAGCGTTTGCCCGGTTCGGTCATGCACACGGTCAATCTTGCCGAAGTGCTGTCCAAGCTGGCGGAGCGGGGGCTGTCACCAGAAGATGCTCAGGCCCAGCTGGAGGCGGCGGGCCTCTCACAAGTGATCACCATTGATCCCGGGGTGCCGGAGGACGCCTACACCGTTGCCCGCCTGCGCCCGCTGACCCGTGGGCAGGGCCTGAGCCTGGGAGACCGTTACTGTCTGGCCCTGGGGCAGCGCCTGAGGCAGCCGGTAGCGACGATGGACCGGGCCTGGGGCGAGTTGGAGTTGGGGCTGGAAATTGAGGTGTTGCGGTAAATGCCTCAGCTTTTGATCTCTCCTGGCAACCGCCTTTAATATATATTCTTTGATAGATACCAAATGGAGGACTCCCATGACCACAGCCAAGATTTTCCAGACCGGCCGCTCGCAGGCCGTACGGCTTCCCAAGGCTTTCCGCTTCGAAGGGCAGGAAGTCACTATTAAGCGGGTCTCTACTGGCGTGCTGCTGATTCCCAACACTCCAGGCAGCCATGAAGAGTTCTGGCAGGCGTGGTATGCCGCGCTGCCTGAAGTGGACGTGCCCCTGACCCGTGAAGACCTGCCCCAGCAAGAACGGAACTGGGACCTGTGAGCCTCACCCACCTGCTGGACACCAACACCTGCATCTACATCTTAGGCCGCCGACCGCCTCACGTGGCCGAGCGGTTTGCCGAGCATCCAGCCGACGCCATCGGGCTATCAAGCATCACCCTCGCGGAGCTGCGGTATGGCGTGAGCAAAAGCGGGTCGGTCAGGAACGCGGCTGTGCTGGAGGCGTTCGTCGAGCCGCTGGAAGTATTGCCTTTTGGCGCAGAGGCCACCGAGCATTACGGCGCGCTGCGGGCGGCGCTGGAAGCGGGTGGGCGTCCCATTGGCGCGATGGACCTTCTCATTGCAGCCCACGCCCTTTCCCTCGGGGCAACGCTGGTGACCAACAACGTCAAAGAGTTTGAGCGCGTCCCTGACCTGCGATTGGAGAACTGGTTTTGATAGACCACATCACCGCTTTTGAGCACTACCTGAAGTTGGAAGAGGGCCGCAGCCCGGCCACCATCCGCAACTACGCGGGCGACGTTCGCCAGCTGCGGGCCTTCTTGGAATCCGACGCCTATCCCCTGCCCCAGCGTGGCCGCGACTGGGCACAGGTCACGGCGGCTGACCTGCGGCTGTTTCTGGCGACCCTCAACCCCAAGCCACACCGCTACCACCGCCTGCTGGCTTCATGGCGTAAGTTCTGGGCCTTCCTGCGCGACGTGCAGCGGCTCCCGCTGGTGGGCGACCCCGCCGCCGAAATCAAACGGCCCAAGCTCCCGCAGCGTCTGCCCAAGTACCTGGAAAGCCCGGATATTGCCAAGCTCCTTCAGGCAGCGCACGACAACCCCCGGCCAAGCGTGGGCCTGCGGAACTGGGCGTTCCTGGCGTTCCTGTATGGCACGGGCGCACGGCTGAGCGAGGTGCTGGGTCTGACCTTTGACCGCATCACCTACAGCGACACCCTGCCCACTGCTGTTACGGTCATCGGCAAGGGCGACAAGGAACGGTTTGTGCCGCTCTCCCCCACCGCGCAGCGGGCGCTGATGCAGTGGCTCCAGGTGCGCCGGGTGGAAGGCCACCCCACCAGCCCGTATGTCTGGTCTTACCTGAGCGGCGCAAACCGGGGCCAGCCGTTTGGAGCCAGGAACATGCAGAAGATGATGGACGCGGCGGCCAGGAAAGCGGGCCTGGACCCGGCGAAGGTCAGCCCGCACAAGCTCAGGCACTCCTACGCCACCGCCCTGGTCGAGCATGGCCGCAGCCTCCACGAAATCGGGACCATCCTGGGCCACGAGAACCCGGCCACCACGGCGATTTATGGCCGGGTCAAGGCGCAGCAACTCGCACAGGCGGCGGCGAGTTTGCCGGACGTGTTCTGAATGGAAGCATGTTTTATTGAAAAAAATTTTCTATGAAAATATTATTTCATTCCCTATGATGACAGATTGACATCATGATGCCACCTTGTCATCATGGGAATCGATGAACGTCATCTCCAAAAACACCCTGATGGCGTTCGCCGAGGACCATCCTGACGCCCAGGAGGCTCTGGACGACTGGTACCGGCACATGCGGAAAGCCGAGTACACCTGCTTTGCCGACGTGAAAGAGGATTACCGCAGTGCCGACTGGGTCGGGGGCCACATCGTGTTCAATATCTGCGGCAACCGCTACCGCCTGATTGTGACCAGCAATTTCCAGTACAAGACCTTCTGGATTAAGTTTATTGGCACCCACAAGGAGTACGACGCATGGAAGCCCTGAA
This portion of the Deinococcus radiophilus genome encodes:
- a CDS encoding tyrosine-type recombinase/integrase — encoded protein: MIDHITAFEHYLKLEEGRSPATIRNYAGDVRQLRAFLESDAYPLPQRGRDWAQVTAADLRLFLATLNPKPHRYHRLLASWRKFWAFLRDVQRLPLVGDPAAEIKRPKLPQRLPKYLESPDIAKLLQAAHDNPRPSVGLRNWAFLAFLYGTGARLSEVLGLTFDRITYSDTLPTAVTVIGKGDKERFVPLSPTAQRALMQWLQVRRVEGHPTSPYVWSYLSGANRGQPFGARNMQKMMDAAARKAGLDPAKVSPHKLRHSYATALVEHGRSLHEIGTILGHENPATTAIYGRVKAQQLAQAAASLPDVF
- a CDS encoding type II toxin-antitoxin system HigB family toxin, which produces MNVISKNTLMAFAEDHPDAQEALDDWYRHMRKAEYTCFADVKEDYRSADWVGGHIVFNICGNRYRLIVTSNFQYKTFWIKFIGTHKEYDAWKP
- a CDS encoding antitoxin gives rise to the protein MTTAKIFQTGRSQAVRLPKAFRFEGQEVTIKRVSTGVLLIPNTPGSHEEFWQAWYAALPEVDVPLTREDLPQQERNWDL
- a CDS encoding type II toxin-antitoxin system VapC family toxin; protein product: MTVLDASALLTYLFGEPGTDAVQERLPGSVMHTVNLAEVLSKLAERGLSPEDAQAQLEAAGLSQVITIDPGVPEDAYTVARLRPLTRGQGLSLGDRYCLALGQRLRQPVATMDRAWGELELGLEIEVLR
- the vapC gene encoding type II toxin-antitoxin system tRNA(fMet)-specific endonuclease VapC gives rise to the protein MSLTHLLDTNTCIYILGRRPPHVAERFAEHPADAIGLSSITLAELRYGVSKSGSVRNAAVLEAFVEPLEVLPFGAEATEHYGALRAALEAGGRPIGAMDLLIAAHALSLGATLVTNNVKEFERVPDLRLENWF
- a CDS encoding AbrB/MazE/SpoVT family DNA-binding domain-containing protein, which produces MMNFTVSVREHGRLNLPKRLRMALHLQEQDDLVFRIRADGTAEVVSASILAQQGRGLFGHLKVEESETDAFIAERHAEAGAEG
- a CDS encoding helix-turn-helix transcriptional regulator — its product is MTLPDKALFTIKEAGEHLALSRASVYRLIDEGMLTRVYPRPRCARITRESLSAHLARAEQGSEAVRQAAELGRANRKEQQAQQAAQQQEQKRSGFLARFGLFGG